Proteins encoded together in one Benincasa hispida cultivar B227 chromosome 1, ASM972705v1, whole genome shotgun sequence window:
- the LOC120076317 gene encoding uncharacterized protein LOC120076317, with the protein MHRLQGATVFSKIDLRLPSAEAFRSRYGHYEFIVMSFGLTNAPTTEVEHEKHLRKVLGTLWENKLYAKCAKCEFWLRKVFFLGHEVSKDGVSVDPAKIEAVTN; encoded by the exons ATGCATAGATTACAGGGTGCTACCGTATTCTCCAAGATTGACCTAAGGTTACCATCAGCTGAGGCTTTCCGATCTAGGTATGGGCATTACGAGTTCATTGTAATGTCTTTTGGTCTAACCAATGCTCCAACG ACAGAGGTGGAACATGAGAAACATCTTAGGAAGGTTCTAGGAACACTGTGGGAAAACAAGTTGTATGCAAAGTGTGCTAAGTGCGAGTTTTGGCTACGGAAAGTGTTCTTCCTTGGGCATGAGGTGTCGAAGGACGGGGTTTCAGTGGATCCAGCTAAGATTGAAGCCGTTACCAATTGA